One window of the Betta splendens chromosome 21, fBetSpl5.4, whole genome shotgun sequence genome contains the following:
- the faima gene encoding fas apoptotic inhibitory molecule a: MSSDLAGVWEVALSDGVHRIEFEHGTTTGKRVIYVDGKEVLRRDWMFKLVGKETFNVGKSDTKATINIDAVSGFAYEYTLEVDGKSLKKYMENRSKVTSTWVLNLDGTDCRVVLEKDTMDVWCNGQKIETAGEFVDDGTETHFTLGHHGCCVKAVSSGKRRDGIIHTLLVDGTEIAECTE; encoded by the exons ATGTCCAGTGATCTTGCCGGTGTGTGGGAGGTGGCACTGAGCGATGGAGTCCACAGAATAGAGTTTGAACATGGGACGACCACCGGAAAGAGGGTCATCTACGTTGATGGGAAG GAGGTGCTCAGGCGCGACTGGATGTTCAAGCTTGTGGGGAAGGAGACCTTCAATGTGGGCAAGTCCGACACCAAGGCGACCATCAACATTGACGCGGTCAGTGGCTTCGCCTACGAGTACACGCTGGAGGTGGACGGGAAGAGCTTGAAGAAGTACATGGAGAACAGATCGAAGGTGACCAGCACCTGGGTGCTCAACCTGGACGGTACTGACTGCAGGGTTGTCCTGG aaaaAGACACCATGGATGTTTGGTGTAATGGACAAAAAATTGAAACTGCT GGGGAGTTTGTGGACGACGGCACAGAGACACATTTCACACTCGGACACCACGGCTGCTGTGTGAAGGCTGTGAGCAGCGGGAAGAGGCGTGACGGAATCATACACACGCTGCTCGTGGACGGCACTGAGATAGCCGAATGCACCGAGTGA
- the cxcr2 gene encoding C-X-C chemokine receptor type 1, translating to MEIKVFILIVLCLVLTRQEEENASGTDEDYYSTLDYNSSEPCDIYVPGFSSLGLMVTYFIVFAFSVIGNAVVVYVVGSMTKGRASTDVYLMHLALADLVFTLTLPFWAVEHHFGWIFPGFLCKALSGLQEASVYSGVFLLASISVDRYFAIVRATRVLPSHHLLVTVVCSVTWLAAAALSLPVIIQRESAYDEYLEKSICFENMTGESRGRWRVGISVLRHTVGFFLPLAVMAVCYGWTVATLFHARNQQKRKAMRVILAVVLAFVLCWLPYNVAVLLDTLSRGGVFEIKTCGAQYALEVALEVTKVLAFTHCAVNPVLYAFIGEKFRNQLLSALFRHGLISKRLRVAFSKTSATSAGSLRSRNTSVTM from the exons atggagatAAAAGTTTTCATtcttattgttttgtgtttagttctgacaaggcaggaggaggagaacgcatCG GGAACAGATGAAGACTATTATTCCACGCTGGACTATAACTCGTCTGAACCCTGTGACATCTATGTGCCTGGATTCAGCTCCCTGGGCCTGATGGTCACCTACTTCATCGTGTTTGCCTTCAGCGTGATAGGCAACGCTGTCGTGGTCTACGTGGTTGGCTCCATGACGAAGGGCAGAGCCAGCACGGACGTCTACCTGATGCACCTGGCGCTGGCGGACCTCGTGTTCACGCTCACGCTCCCCTTCTGGGCGGTGGAACATCACTTCGGCTGGATCTTCCCCGGCTTCCTGTGCAAAGCGCTGTCGGGCTTGCAGGAGGCGTCCGTGTACAGCGGGGTCTTCCTGCTGGCCTCCATCAGCGTGGACCGCTACTTCGCCATCGTGCGGGCCACGCGCGTGCTGCCCTCCCACCACCTGCTGGTGACGGTGGTGTGCAGCGTGACGTGGCTGGCGGCCGCGGCCCTGTCTCTGCCCGTGATTATTCAGAGGGAGAGCGCGTACGACGAATACCTGGAGAAAAGCATCTGCTTCGAGAATATGACCGGCGAGAGCCGCGGCCGCTGGCGCGTGGGCATCAGCGTGCTGCGCCACACCGTGGGCTTCTTCCTGCCGCTGGCGGTGATGGCCGTGTGCTACGGCTGGACCGTGGCGACCCTGTTCCACGCGCGCAATCAGCAGAAGCGGAAGGCGATGCGCGTGATCCTGGCGGTGGTGCTGGCCTTCGTGCTGTGCTGGCTGCCGTATAACGTGGCCGTTCTGCTCGACACGCTCAGCCGAGGCGGGGTGTTCGAGATCAAGACGTGCGGCGCTCAGTACGCGCTGGAGGTGGCGCTGGAGGTGACCAAGGTGTTGGCCTTCACGCACTGCGCCGTCAACCCGGTGCTGTACGCGTTCATCGGGGAGAAGTTCCGCAACCAGCTGCTCTCGGCCCTGTTCAGACACGGCCTGATCAGCAAGAGGCTCCGGGTGGCCTTCTCGAAAACCTCCGCCACCAGCGCAGGCAGCCTCCGGTCCAGAAACACCTCTGTCACAATGTAG
- the parp9 gene encoding protein mono-ADP-ribosyltransferase PARP9, which translates to MESWFELPLDGPALNIVRQCGPALGDALYSKFGCVATFDGVSFDSSSSSGRQKKPLVVEEKRFSVDLTGGVRVSVWRADLTDFKVDAVVNAANSQLQHYGGLAQALSEAGGPQIQQDSDDYIKSNGDLSTGLATLSDAGSLPCKKIIHAVGPQLSSRFSDVAKAEPLLRKTIWSILDIVKQCSIKTVAIPAISSGLFNYPLDQCAMTIVSAVKDYCERQLTRGHVLEIMLVNHDEPTVREMERACRQILTPQMSPSYSQAAGGGRKHSAKSSALTVQIRNVLLTLMKGHIEEQQTNVIVNTISPDGDLKFGAISKALFTKAGGKMQREIPKRFPIGCIITTSGCNLQCLEVYHTCCSDMKIPQQKALHILYVSVLECLKRAVFNRHTSISFPAIGTGHLGLGKKDVALNMFKAVVDFSQGSHEEIAVNFVIYPSDAGTYEAFETQMKYLQHQTAQYSFAHSNNKSDAYEKDDVRPPIPKIGLIARSDEAAREATQWLRNLLFEPCHQVPIYNNFIQHFDEQAYNRLSRLSQNGVSVQESFAKGRASITVKGHKQEDVVVAALQVEAMLCHVQKEFISEERRMFQTLSTDKIFHQREETSFKNTVFTDVLRDFKKNGLQVVKIERVKNPALEKLFELKKKQIKCPKPKIMIQRVPAQFCEMVCDVGFHAECAPPEDPKLGEGIYFAHKVDAAMKLWKKQNEVYLYFVEAEVLRGDSTRGKPGLILPPALESDPQSLYDSVHGDDVTVIFSTYQALPKHIFTCKMEKNDILFPMRADLM; encoded by the exons ATGGAAAGCTGGTTTGAGCTCCCTCTTGATGGACCTGCACTTAACATTGTGAGACAATGTGGACCCGCTCTGGGTGATGCTCTTTACAGCAAATTTGGATGTGTTGCCACCTTTGATGGAGTGTCTTTTGACAGTAGTTCAAGCAGTGGACGTCAGAAAAAGCCACTTGTTGTCGAGGAGAAAAGGTTTTCAGTTGACCTGACTGGAGGGGTTAGGGTGTCTGTGTGGAGGGCTGATCTCACAGATTTTAAGGTGGACGCCGTTGTGAATGCAGCCAATAGCCAGCTCCAGCAttatggtggtcttgctcaagCTCTCTCTGAGGCAGGCGGCCCTCAAATTCAGCAAGATAGTGATGATTACATCAAATCAAATGGAGACTTATCAACAGGACTTGCAACCCTGAGTGATGCTGGGTCACTACCCTGCAAGAAGATAATTCATGCTGTGGGTCCACAACTGTCCTCCCGTTTCTCTGATGTTGCGAAGGCTGAACCCTTGTTAAGGAAGACCATCTGGAGCATTCTTGACATAGTTAAGCAATGCAGTATTAAGACTGTTGCTATTCCTGCTATAAGCTCTGGACTGTTCAACTACCCCCTGGACCAGTGTGCAATGACCATCGTGTCAGCTGTGAAGGACTACTGTGAACGTCAGCTCACTAGAGGACACGTTCTGGAGATCATGCTTGTGAACCATGATGAGCCTACAGTCAGGGAAATGGAGAGAGCCTGCCGTCAGATACTAACCCCCCAAATGTCCCCGTCATACagtcaggcagcaggaggcggcaGAAAACATTCTGCTAAAAGCTCAGCTCTTACTGTACAGATTAGAAATGTCCTTCTCACACTGATGAAGGGTCACATTGAGGAACAGCAG acAAATGTGATTGTAAACACGATATCACCTGATGGAGACTTGAAGTTTGGTGCAATCTCCAAGGCTTTATTTACGAAAGCTGGTGGCAAAATGCAAAGAGAAATACCTAAACGCTTTCCAATTGGATGTATCATTACCACGAGTGGCTGCAATCTTCAGTGTTTGGAGGTGTATCATACCTGTTGCTCTGATATGAAGATCCCTCAGCAGAAG GCATTACACATCCTCTATGTATCGGTTTTGGAGTGTTTAAAAAGAGCCGTTTTTAACAGGCATACGTCAATCTCCTTTCCTGCCATCGGCACTGGCCACCTTGGGTTGGGCAAGAAAGATGTTGCCTTGAATATGTTCAAAGCGGTGGTCGACTTCAGCCAGGGGAGCCACGAAGAGATTGCAGTCAATTTTGTGATCTATCCCTCTGATGCCGGCACATATGAG GCTTTTGAGACACAGATGAAATATCTTCAGCACCAAACTGCTCAGTACAGCTTTGCACATAGTAACAACAAATCTGATG CATATGAGAAAGATGACGTCAGGCCCCCAATTCCCAAGATTGGCCTTATTGCCCGCTCAGATGAAGCAGCACGTGAGGCCACACAATGGTTAAGGAACCTTCTCTTCGAACCTTGTCACCAAGTTCCTATTTACAACAACTTCATCCAGCACTTTGATGAACAAGCATACAACCGGCTGTCACGTCTCAGCCAAAATGGAGTCTCTGTCCAGGAGTCCTTTGCAAAAGGCCGTGCGAGTATAACTGTAAAGGGGCATAAACAAGAAGATGTAGTTGTTGCTGCGTTGCAGGTAGAAGCAATGCTCTGCCACGTGCAGAAGGAGTTCATAAGTGAGGAAAGGAGAATGTTTCAAACGCTGTCCACTGACAAGATTTTCCATCAAAGAGAGGAGAcaagctttaaaaacacagtgtttACAGATGTGCTGCGTGACTTCAAGAAAAACGGGCTGCAGGTGGTGAAG ATTGAACGAGTAAAGAACCCTGCACTAGAGAAGCTGTTTGAGCTCAAGAAAAAACAGATCAAGTGCCCCAAACCTAAAATAATGATTCAGCGTGTACCAGCCCAGTTCTGTGAGATGGTCTGTGATGTTGGATTCCATGCTGAGTGTGCACCACCTGAAG ACCCAAAACTTGGAGAAGGAATCTACTTTGCCCACAAAGTCGATGCAGCCATGAAATTATGGAAGAAACAAAACGAGGTGTACCTCTACTTCGTGGAGGCTGAGGTTCTGAGGGGAGACTCCACCCGCGGTAAACCAGGTCTCATTCTACCACCTGCCTTAGAAAGTGATCCCCAGTCTCTGTACGACAGTGTACACGGAGATGATGTTACTGTCATATTTAGTACTTACCAGGCTCTGCCCAAGCACATTTTCACATGCAAGATGGAGAAGAATGACATCTTGTTTCCTATGCGGGCTGACTTGATGTGA